The Mercurialis annua linkage group LG7, ddMerAnnu1.2, whole genome shotgun sequence genome includes the window TTGCAGGTGGAGAGATAGCAGCTGAGGGTTACATAACCCTTAAAACTAAAATAGGCCGAGTAGAGACAAAATAAGGATTTTTTGTGTAAATGCGAGAAGCAATTACAATATCTTACTCGGCCGGGATTGGATCCACTCCAATATGTGTATCTCGTTAACAATGCACCAAATGTTAATAAATGGCGCGAAGACGGGATTGGTGAGGTGGTGCAAGGGGATGCAAACCTATTTAGGGAAGATAGTTATTTCTTGGAAGCGTTGATCTACGATGAGCAAGTTAAGGACATCCAATCTTTGAGCGCAAAATATAATAACACCCCACGCATGGTAGTGAATGCGGATCGGCCAATTGAAGTTACCCTTGGGGGCAAGGGCCGATCATCGATAATGCAAAAATATGATGATTAACAAACACCAGATCATCAGAGAAAAGGTTCATGACCTTTTTGAGAGACGAGTTCACTTGAGGATTATGATCAAAATCCAAATGGAGCGCTTCAAATAGTTGACTTAAAAGTCGCTACTGGGAAATTGGAGGATGATCCTACTCAAGTGCAAGACAAATTGGTAGAGATAAATATGGGATCGGCGGATCAAGTTAAGCCGATATTTGTCAGTTCGGGATTCGACGTGAGCTTAGTTACTCATTGCGTTGTTACAAGAGTTCCGATATTGTTTCGCATGGTCATACAAATAAATGCCAGGTCTTGACCGATTTATTGTGGAGCACAAGTTGTCGTTAAAGCAAGGATTTAAACCATTTTGGCAGCCTCCGGGATGAATGTCCAAGGAAGTGGAGACACTTATTCACGATGAAATCAAGCGTCTCGAGGCAATTAGTTTTATTAGGGAAGCAAAATATACGGAGTAGATATCTAATATTGTTTTGATGGTTAAAAAGAACGACAAACTGAGAGTATGTGTTGACTTTCGGAATTTAAACTTAGCCACACAAAAAGAAGAATATCTGATGCCCATAGCCGATATGATGGTTGACGGTgcatgtcacgacccgaaatctagagccgcgaccagcgctagggaatgggagtggtagctccgaaacctgtAGCACGCCTACAACCACTCTAAACTTTTCGCGATCATATCAAATAAGCAATCATACAAAATGTTTTCATAATAGCTTTTTAAAAcgatatgtttacaaacgtctatTCACATTCTGAAAAATGCATAAAAACTAGGGTCTTATAATGCGATGACACCTATCAAGCATTGCCCCGTTTCACACATCAAAAGCAAACGGTTTAAGAGCAGATAAAACTATACCAGTTTACAAAATATCAGAGAATAGATAATACATAAAGTCGTTTGACCAAAAACCATATAGACATCTAGGACtggactactgcagcgctatcgATCGAAACCTTTTTTATACATACTtcaaaatacagacttctgaaaCAAGGATAGAAGTTTGTCAcgtcataccactatttacctGAAAATGATTATAACAACAGGGTCAgtcaaaactgagtgagttcacaagtTTATAAAtgagtattctataaaacaaaacaatgctatAAATCATTCATTCgtatgcatccaaatataacttctgattgaaaccctaatcctcaattCATCGAATCTTCCGAACTGAACTCTTCCTTGCAATCGAGACGATTGACTTAATCCTGATGGTTAGGTCCctggatagttcaaccgagttaaccaaTACCATCTGGTAGAGTCCCGgtatagttcaaccgagttaactaaTACCATTACTCAAATCCAACTATCAATatgagtcccgggatagttccaccgagttaactcattagatacaggtcccgagataattccactGAGTTAACCTTGTATCTAAACAAACAAGAGACGTCTTCAAATCATTAAACAAATGAAGAAGCATATAGCTTtgaacttaactagtgatcaTGTAGTTTCTATTGCCGCCTAATAGGAAAGTAtatttcatcggatctatattggtttcaagataatgatgcGTGTATTTTATACAAAGCATTTTTTATAACAAGTCATgctatgcaattcatataaaacaaTTTGCATTTAGAAAGCAATGCATGTTCAATACAACAAATGTAAACACATATATACTCACTGCTTGCTACTCCAAAAACTTTGATCACACGACACCCGTCAAGTCTCACGAGCTCCTCGTCCGGTAGTTggttgcctcgccggatctaggaAACAAAGAAACATAACTCGAGTAAGAATCTAACTCAAtagacattctagactcgagatataaaCATACACGTAACTCGTCGAGTTCTAATTGCGTTTAATCTCGTCTCAATTCTATCTTTACTTATCGATCTTTGATACTATCTCAATATCgctttagatttaatttttcaacATAAAGTCTAAACGTCTAACTCCATATGTCAAAACCCTAATCATATTCTTATGTTTTATGTTCAAATTTCATGTTTTTGGAGATTGTAGTTCAATGTCAAGCTAGAATACTTCGCGTTGGGTCTCGGAATAGCATCCCCGCTTCAAAAAAggcttggcacatcgtgccaaGCCTTCCTCGTGTCGTGAGGTCTGCCCTCACGTTGTGAGGGACTTCCTCACGCCGTGAGGCACTCTCTCACGTTGTGAGGGacctcctcacgtcgtgaggagtgtcctcacgtcgtgaggactCTCACTTCCGCCCCAAACACGCATCTGACGTGATTCTGACTCAATTCTAACCTACTTTCACGTACCCATCATCACCACAATGCATTGAAACATCAAAAATGCATAATCTAAGCTTAAAACGAATTGATTACGTGAATTTGATACGGTTTCATCGAAACCCTAACTGCGGTAAACAAAAACCCATCAATTTAACTCATTCTAACAACAAAATGATAGCTTACCTTGATTCCTCGTCGAAGCACGATTAAACCGCAACAAAAACTGTCGAATTCGGATCAAAAATGGCAAACCTAGGTGAAGAACAGTGATGGCGTGAAGAATGAAGGATTTTTCTAAGTTTTGGTATCCAATCATAATGAATTCAAATGAATTCATTTCCTTCTCTATTTTTGCTAAAGTACAATTTGACTCAAGCAGTTCAAACTagtactttaactcaattcctTAATTAGCGTCCGCGTCTTATTTTAAAACAGTCTCAATTACGTGAAACTTTACcgataaattcataaaaatattttacggatgATGGCGTATAAATTATTAGCTTATGAcctacattttattttatattaattttcttggATTTTTGTTAGTCCCGCTAATACCCACtctaacaaataataattaccaataaaaattattattctgcGATCAACTTTAAAAACTTATTACGATTATCATTCTTAAGTAAATATTTATTTCTGACCTACTTCacctaaatttcataatttatgaAACGTGACACGATCTAATACCTTAATTTATgggttattacattcacccctcctTATAATAAATTCGTCTTCGAATTTAAATCTTAGCCACATACTTGGGATAAACAGATGCGGATATCTCTGTCACATATTTTCCTCCGTTTCCCACGTGTATTCTTCAATAGAATGGTTCCTCCAAAGAAATTTCACCATCAGAATCTCTTTAATTCGAAGCTTTCGTACATCCGTATCAATAATCTCCACTGATTCTTCTTCGTATGATAATTCTTCGTTCACTTCCACGAGAGGGATCTGATAcgtatttccgaagcatggaaatatgaaacaCAGGGTGAACTTGTACATATCTAGTGGCAAATCCAGCTTGTAGGCAACCTTTCTGATACGTTCTACGATCTGGTATGGACCCACATACGTTGAAGATAGCTTTCCTTTCTTTCCAAAACAAACTacacctttcataggtgatACCTTGAGAAAAACATAATCTCCGACTTGAAACTCTATATCTTTTCTCTTTGGGTCTGCATAAGTTTTCTATCAGTTAAAGGTAGTGTTTAAAAGTTGTCTAATAAgaggtaccttctctgaggtaatctggataatctctgctcccgtcAACTTTCTTTCTCCGACctcatcccaacagataggggatctaCGCTTACGTCCATATAGGGCCTCATAAggagccatctcaatgctcaAATGATAACGGTTGTTATATGAGAACTCTACCAAGGGTAAGTATGCATCCCAACTTCCTCCAAAATACAAAACACACAAACGAAGCATATCTTTTAGAGTTTGAATTGTCCTTTCACACTGACCATCTGTGTAAGGATGAAAATCAGTGCTTAAGTCTAACTGCGTTCCAATGCTTCTTGCAAACTTTTCCAGATAGGTAAAAAATTGAACCTTTATGGGAGACAATCGATACAGGGACTCCGTGTAAACTGGAAATCTTGTCAATATACACCTGTGCTAATTTTGATGCTCAATACGTTGTCTTGATGGGAATAAAGTGTGCTGACTTTGTCAGGCGATCTACAATCACCCATATAGAATCAAAACCTCTTTGTGTTTCCAACTACAAAATCCATGGCGATCctttcccatttccactctggaataggtaaaGATTGAAGAAATCCATGTGGTCGTTGAtgttccaatttgacttgctgacaagtcgggcactTAGCTACAAATTAtgcgatgtctttcttcattccattcCACCAATACATCTCTTTGATGTCACGATACATCTTGGTTGATCCATGATGTATACTATACATCAATCCATGGGTCTCTTCCATGAGCTTCTGTCTCAAATCATCCAGATTTGACACACATAATTTGGTGCCATGTCTTAACATTCTGTTGATAACGTTGAAATCTTGATTCTTTTCTTGTTGAACTTCATCTATCAATCGTTTCAGTTGAGGATCCTCGGCTTGTAATTCCTTGATTCGATCAATCAACGTTGGTCGAATATTTAACTGAGCTAACAAACTTCCAAGGTTTGAAACTTCAAACTTGACTCCTTGGCTATACAACTTATGAATCTCATTAGCTAATGGTATCCGCAATATTATAGTAATATGCGCATGACTGCCTGCAGACTTTCTGTTCAAAGCATCTGCCACCACATTGGCCTTTTCGGGATGATATTGAATCGTATAGTCGTAATCCTTTACCAATTCTAACCATCTTCTTTGCCAAAGGTTTAACTCacgttgatcaaagatatacttcaaactcttatgatTCGTGAATATTTTGCATGTTGCTCCATATAAGTAGTACCTTCAAATCTTCAAAGCGAAAATTACCGCTGGTAATTCCAAATCGTGAGTCAAATAGTTCACTTCATGTTTCTTCAACTGTCGAGATGCATAAGCTATCATTCGACCATGCTGCATTAAAACGCATCCTAATCCAACTCTTGAAGCATCGCAGTATACTGTGAATCCTTTGGTTCCTTCGGTTAATGCTAATACTGGTACTGTTGTTAAGCACTCCTTCAGTTTTAGAAAACTGACTTCGCATTTATCCGTCCCGTCAAACTTAgcattcttctgagttaacttcgtcaatggTGTGGAAATATTTGAAAAGTCTTGCACGAACTGTCTGTAGTACCCTACTGATCCTAGGAAACTACGGATCTCCGTGACTGAGGTAGGTCGTTCCCACTCTGacacagcttcaatcttctttgggtcgACCATAATTCCATTTTGAGACACACCATGTCCCAAAAACTCCACttcttttagccaaaatttgcAAATGATGCGCGTGCTCTTCCTCCGAACGCGAGTATATTAGAATATTGTCGATGAACACGatcacaaactgatccaaaaacggcttaaACACTCAATTCATCAAGTCCATAAAAGCTGCTAGTGCATTggtcaatccaaatgacatctCTAGGAACTCGTattgtccataacgagtcctaAAAGCAGTTATCGAAATATCATCATTTCGAATCTTCATTTGATGGTAACCTGACCTAAGGTCAATCTTGGAAAATACTTTTCTCCTTGcaactgatcgaacaaatcatcaattctTGGTAATGGATACTTGTTTTTGAttgtaaccttgttcaactgacGATAATCTATACATAATCGTAGCGATCCATCTTTCTTCTTAACAAATAACACTAGttcaccccacggggatacacttgGTCTTATGAACCCACGATCGAGCAACTATTCTAGTTGATCTTTAAGTTCCTttagctctgctggcgccatccGATATGGGGGTATAGATATTGGTTTTGTATCAGGAGCtaattcgatacaaaactcaatctctCGATCTGGTTGTAATCTAGGCAATTCTTCTGGAGAGACATTTGGATATTCAAACACCATAGGTACCTCCTATACCTCTCCACTTTTCTTTTGCACATCCTTTATAATTGCcaaaaatccttgacatcccttcctTAACATTCGACATGCTTTGATGGCTGAAATGATATTCGTAGGAGATTCCAACTCCTCACCTTGGATTGAAATAGGTTCAATTCCAAGAGGACTAAATGTGACTATCTTCTTACAacaatccacattggcatagTGTTGGGCTAGCCAATCCATCCCTAGTATAACATCGAAAGCTAACACTTCTAGCAAAATCAAGTCAGCAATCAACTCTCTCCCTTGAACACTCACATGACAAGAAGGATAAATTATGCTAACTTTTATACTCTCGCCTGTTGGAGTAGCTACTGACGAAGGACATTGTAAATAAGTGGGTTGCCTTTCCAACTTAACCGCAAAACTAGGCAAAACAAATGAATGTGTAGCACCCGTATCAAACAGAACTAATGCATCTTAAGAAGCGATAAGAAATGTACCTTGCACAACAACATTGGAAGCATGTGCCTCTTGAGGATTCAATGCAAGGACTCTATCCTAACTCCCACCAGCCTGGAAGTCTGAACAGTACCGCAATCTCCACCatttcttcctcctcgatttccataaccacggcctctctgacCAGTGAATGTACTCCCCATCTGACCATATCCTGATGCTGCCTCATAAGCAGTTCTCTGCTGATTATAGAAAGGTTGCACAACTGTGGTCATAGAACCTTGGgtatctgcctcggacaatcttTAGCAAAGTGACCCTGTCGGCCACAATTGAAACACGCTCCGAATACAATATGACATGCTCCATAATGCCTCTTGTTGTAGATCTGACAAAGGGGTGTTGCAACTCCTACACCACCCGTTGTCCTAGCACCTAATCTTGCTCCTGAAGTTTTAAATCGATTACCATGTTTGCCTCTTTTACGTTCTCGATTGCGCTGGGGTCTAGGGAAATTTCCAGCTTAAGACTTCAATGGGACACTCTGTACCATATGCACACTCTCACTCTTGATCGGCACTTGAACATAAGGATCTGGAAGTCTCCTGAATGAATCAATGAATTCTCGATCTGTCGAGCACTATCAATCAGCTGAACCAAATCCTTGTTCACATCCGACATCAGACTCACGAACTCGGGTCCTAATCCCTTCACAAACCTCGTGTTCACTCTAACCGGACCCACCACCAAGTCTGATGCAAATCGGCTCAATCTTGTGAAATCTGTAGCATACTCTTAAACCAATCTATCTACCTTGTTCAAATTCAACAATTGATCACGATGCAGCTCCGTCACTGAATACAGGAGAAAGAACTTTCTAAAGCGATTGACAAACTCAGTCCATGTCATCTGACCCATAGGTCGGCTGAATCAGACGTTGAAACCAATCCTTCGCCagtcctttcaatgacatttccacgAGAATAATAAACTTTCTCTCATCAGTTTTGAGGCGTCTAACATTACGCTCCACTTCTTCCAGAAAATTCATTGCATCTCCAGTACCGTCGAACTCAGTTGGCATAAGGTGCATGTaagccaaaacgatatctcTATCCACATTCCCGACTAAATGTTACTGTTGCTGTAGCAACTGCTCTCGATGCATATTCTGGTTCTCCGCCTGAGCTGTCGCCATAGCTGCAACTCTAGTTAAAAACTGGTTCATATTAAAACCTAGGGGATTCGCTTGTTAAGGCATTTCTGGTGCCTGCACTGGTTCTTGTACATTGACAGCTTGGCCTCCGCCTCTGCCTCAACCTCTTCCACGGCCTCTACCTCTTCCGGGTGCTCCAActaggggtgtcaaaatgggtcatgacacgATAACACGATTCGCCTAACACGTAAATTTGGCGAATCCGGGTTGAGGCTTAGCGGGTTCGTGTCATAAAcgtgtcaacccgtttatgacacgaaataaTGGGTCGTGTCACGGGTTGACTCGCGAACTCATCTAACccgtttataatttatataacttataataatattaaaaagaggGTCATAATTGTCTTTTTCATTGGTGATATATATACcactttaataaaaattagaaccCTAAAATAACTCAGCCTCATGTCACGATTTATGTCCATCCTCCTCTCCAAAACAACCTAAACATACTGGTCTTGTTCGACGGCGACGGCGCTATCAAATTGTTGGCAACGAAATTGTTAAGTTGTGGTGAAGGTTTGTTCATCTCCTCCAATTCCCATTAGttatatcatttataattaatttgtttgaaTTTCATGTTTTGCTGCtgaaatttatattgatttaaaatgttaagattaAAGACTTTTTCTATAAcagattttatttaatatttgaaaccctaaaaaatatatgttagtTAGCAGTAGCCGATTAAAAAGAGGGTCATAATTTAATACTTGAAACCCTCAAAATAAATTGTGGGTCCTAAGATATTTGTTAATTTGTTAGCATTTGGACAATTTTCTTTTcatgttaaattaaattataaactttccATATTATTTCATGTCAACTGGAACATATTCTTGCATCACGCATTATTAGAAATTAGCATATCTTAAAATTTAACTCCTCTGTTGTACATAATTATGGGAaagattttgttttattttatagtgACATTAGAAATTAGCAAAACTCtctttaatttgttaatttttattttattttatataaatattctgatttttaattactgaattttcttaacttaattttaaatatttatttcagGATGACTAGTACAAAAATTGATTCTGTCCCGATTGATGATGAAACTATCAAtttagatgatgatgatgatgatgaagttATAGAATTAGGAGGAAAGAAGACATCAAAGCGGCAAAGGAAATTATCATCGATTGTATGGAACTATTTTATTAAGGAGGAAGGCAAAAACAACAAGAGGACTGCAAAATGTAAAGCTTGTGGAAAATCATATGCAGCTGATAGTAAATATGGGACAGGTAATATGAAACGTCATATACCTGTTTGTCCTAGAAAAAATAGTAGGGATATTGGTCAAAGTTTGATTTCTTTAAGTGATGGATCTTTAGTGAATGTGAAATTTGATATGGATGTGTTTAGAGAGTTGATTGCCATGGCTGTGATTATGCATGATTTGCCATTTCAGTTTGTTGAATGGGAAGGgatgaaaaaattattatgcTATCTGAAACCTGATTTTCATATCATTTCAAGGAACACTTGTAGAGCTGATTGCATTATGATTTTTAACAGAGAGAAAAATCAGGTTAAATCTATGTTAGAGTCAACTTTGGGAAAGATTTTCCTAACTTCTGATTGTTGGTCTTCTTTGACTACTGATGGATATATTTGCTTGACTGAGCATTTTATTGGTAAGGATTGGCAATTACAaaagagaattttgaatttttgctaTATGCCTCCTCCTCACAGTGTAGTAGCTTTATGTGAcaaaattcataatttcataTGTTCTCGGCAAATTGATATGAgaatattttctattattttggATAATGCAGCTGCCAATGATATTTGTGCCGATTTATTGAAAAATCTTTTACTTGCTAAGGGTGAACTTTTGAATAAAGGAAATTTTTTTCACATGAGATGCTCGGCTCACATCTTGAACTTGATAGTTCAAGATGGTTTAAAAGAAATTGATGAATCTATTCTGAAAATTAGGGAAAGTGTTAAGTATGTGAAGGGATCCAATCtagaaaaattaagtttttggaATGTGTCCATATATGCAATTTAGATTCAAAAAGAGGACTTAGACAAGATGTGCCTACAAGATGGAATTCAACTTATTTGATGATTTATAGTgctttattttatcaaaatgcTTTTGTTCATCTTCAATTGAGTGATTCTAATTTCAAGCATTGTCCATCAATTGATGAATGGAAAAAGGTAGAAAAGATTTGCAAGTTTCTACGAGTGTTTAATGATATCACTTGTCTCTTTTCAAGAACAAAGTATCCTACGGCAAATATGTATTTTCCTTTGGTATTTTCAGCCCATTTGACATTGAATGAGGGTATTGCTAGTGAAGATGCATATGTTAAATCAATAGCGGAAAAAATgcttattaaatttaataagtatTGGGCTGAATATAGTATAATTTTAGTTATTGCCGTGATTTTAGATCCTAGGTACAAGTTAAGTTTTGTTGAATGGTGCTACAAGAAGATCTATGGTGATGAGGGGTTAATTGAgactaaaaaattaaagatgatCTATTTTCTTCATATTCCGAGTATATGAACATTgtggatatatatatatcaaatgaaTTGTGACACGAGTAGTGGAGCGTCTAGTACCAAATTCATGCAAAGAATGGAGGATGATGCAAATTATGCATATGGCGCTAAAGATGTATTGAAGGTACATTTTATCAACTCTACTACTTTTGATGAATATTGttcttttttattagttttgttGAATTTTTGGACCTCTTTTTACTACTGTTATTGTTTGCTCATTTTTATAAGTGGTAATGATTTctttttgatttgaatttttattttttactcttaTATATGGCTACTGCTGTCCTAATTAGGTCcaagatattatattttttgtccATGTTTTCGTATATAACTGTTGTACTATTTATATAAGGTTGATGTACTATAGCTAATCTTTTAGGTTCTTTTGAATTAATAATAACTTGAATTTTTTAAGATCAATAATgaaaatatatcttattttgTAGGAATTTGATTCTTTGGAGTTTGATGAGCTTACTCCGCAAAAGAATGAATTGGAGCTTTATCTTGAGGAGCCAAGGATGGATCGAAGAATTAAATTAGATATATTGGCATATTGGAAAGGAAATCAATATCGATATCCTCATGTTGCAGCCATGGCTCATGATACTTTAGCTATTCCGGTTACTACGGTGGCTTCTGAAAGTGCATTTAGTAATAGCGGAAGGGTCCTCGATCAATATCGAAGTGCATTAAAGCCTGAAGTTGTTGAAGCTTTGGTGTGTAGTAGAGATTGGCTACTTGAAAATCAAGGTATAACATGATTTTATAAAGtttgataaataatattttttaaaaactaatttctTTGTATATGCTTTATTATTATAGATGCAAAGTTGTTGGAAGTAGAAGAACTCACAAAAGATATTATGGAGCTTAATTTGGAGTCCGAGTTTAAAGAAGATGTTATATGTCCTCCTTCGTCAAGCTCAAAGAATTAAGTGATGGATATATTTTTTGGGAGAATTTAAAACTCGATTTATATTTTAGGgacatatttaatttatgtttatgtttggtttatctttaaaattatgGATGTTTGTTAAACATTTAGAATATTTGAGTTTGGATTTTAATTTGagtttaaaattatgttttgtatgtttttaaTAGCTTTACAGGTTAAGTGGGTCGTGTTAGTCGTGTCGTTTAATCGTGTTAATCGTGTTAATCGTGTAACCCGTTTATCATAACGGGTTAAACGTGTCGTGTCATGTCACTCGTTTAAAATTCGTGTGGTGTTAGGGTTGAGTTTTggacacgattagttaaatgggtcgtgttcgtgttgaCCCTTATCATGTCAACAGAGTGGGTCGACACAACACGAACACGACCCTCCaacccattttgacacccctagCTCCAACCGGTTCCTACTGTCCTCCCTAGACAGAAGACTCATCGTGAACTTTTTCGGCTACTTTTTGTGTCACTTTTGGTGCCACAGCGGCACACGCTCTGGTTTGTCTCTGGTCATCCATCCTGACCAAAGAAAACAACGCCACGATCAATAATCATACGATAATACGTGCTTACATCTAAGCGCAAAATTAATCATATACTCAAACACATCTATCTTATAGTATCGATCACACACACATAACAGACTCACATTCTATAGAGGAGAGTTGAAAGTTTAAAAGTAAATGAGGACATATCAATGAAATGACTTAAAAcatatagctgcagtagttcttAGTTCAACTTAGTGAACTCGTCAATCCTAGGATCAcaaaacatataacacataCAGGCAATGGCCAAGAAACTAGACCATTGCTCTGATAACAAATTtatcacgacccgaaatctcgagccgcgaccggcgctagggaatggaagtGGTAGCTACAAagcccgtagcaagcctaaaaccactataaacgTTTCGCGATCAAATCAAATAAGCAATCATACAAAACGTTTTCATAATAGctttttaaaacgatacgaTTACAAACGTCCATTCACATTTTCAAAACTGGACatagaaactagggtcttaTAATGTGATACCACCTATCAAGCATTGCCACGTTTCACACATCAAAAGCAAACGGCTTAAGCGCAAATAAATTTATACCAATTTACAAAGTATCAGAGTATAGATAATACATAAATCCATTTGACCAAAAACCACATAAACATCTAGGACTGGACTACTGCaatgcagtgttttaaaaaccggaccggccggttcgaTTGGTTCGACCGGGATACAGAGGCTTGTCCGGTCCGATTATACTTAAAAACCGGATTTACGGTTTAACCGTATCAAACCGGGAAAACCGTAAAATTTGACATATTTTGAAGCGGATGGACCGGAAAAACCGCCTGGTTCACTGTGTTTCTCTACTATTACGTTATGTGGTGTTTTTTTATGGAGGTTCCTTCTGGCTCatgttttctattttaaaaataatatagaatttttatatatttatgtaagagaatttgaagaaagaaagaacaataataaaaatatggagAGAATCCAAACAAAATTTCTCTCATTCAGACttaaactaaaccctaaaacatcCAATTATCTAAGTTCTTAAA containing:
- the LOC126656905 gene encoding zinc finger BED domain-containing protein RICESLEEPER 2-like, with the translated sequence MLLLLLASASASTSSTASTSSGMTSTKIDSVPIDDETINLDDDDDDEVIELGGKKTSKRQRKLSSIVWNYFIKEEGKNNKRTAKCKACGKSYAADSKYGTGNMKRHIPVCPRKNSRDIGQSLISLSDGSLVNVKFDMDVFRELIAMAVIMHDLPFQFVEWEGMKKLLCYLKPDFHIISRNTCRADCIMIFNREKNQVKSMLESTLGKIFLTSDCWSSLTTDGYICLTEHFIGKDWQLQKRILNFCYMPPPHSVVALCDKIHNFICSRQIDMRIFSIILDNAAANDICADLLKNLLLAKGELLNKGNFFHMRCSAHILNLIVQDGLKEIDESILKIRENSKRGLRQDVPTRWNSTYLMIYSALFYQNAFVHLQLSDSNFKHCPSIDEWKKVEKICKFLRVFNDITCLFSRTKYPTANMYFPLVFSAHLTLNEGIASEDAYVKSIAEKMLIKFNKYWAEYSIILVIAVILDPRYKLSFVEWCYKKIYGDEGGASSTKFMQRMEDDANYAYGAKDVLKEFDSLEFDELTPQKNELELYLEEPRMDRRIKLDILAYWKGNQYRYPHVAAMAHDTLAIPVTTVASESAFSNSGRVLDQYRSALKPEVVEALVCSRDWLLENQDAKLLEVEELTKDIMELNLESEFKEDVICPPSSSSKN